The genomic DNA TAGAGTGAGTGGGTCGTTACAATCATAGACCATTTAAATGTCTTATCTAACTTGAATTCATCTATCAATTTTTACATGGTATTAGAAATGTTTCTATTATGTTTTCTATAGCATTATGTGAGAACATCTATTTTCAGTAATTCACGTTCAAAACAAGggcattttgaaattttcaatgaCATACTTCCTACTTTAATTTGGTGATTAAGGTGTTTGTTGCATGTTGCAGTTATAACTTGTGTTTCAAACACTGCATCAAACATGATAAATTGAGGTCATGATTCATTCCCCCAAGCTATCCAAATGCCATATTACTAAATGGAAGTTCATATAGATGGGCAAAGAAGAAGTTTTTGCTCACCACCTTCAATGAAAGCCAGCTAGTTATGCTATTTCAGTAGATTGATAATTAGCAATagattatttgtatttatttacaGTTTCTAATAGCTTCTTGCTTTTTACTTTCATTGTCTATAGCTATTTCATGTCCTCCCAAAGCAGCTATAGTTGGATATATATGTGACTTACACATTTCATTTTTGTTGCACCTATTATACTGCTAGAAAGTAATAATACGAAAATGGAAGGAACTGAACAAGCCAAGACATAACAGTGGATATGAAGTGAGAGAATATAAGCTCAGAGAATAATCACTTccataaggaaaagaaaacctGTATCTGCAAAGGACCCTGCTTGAAACAAAAGTGAACtacaatttcttctttctttgacCGTTAGCAGAATACACCACAAACCTGCCTAGGAAACAGATGATGGAGTCTCTGGCATTGGGGACGAGGAACAGGATTCTCTTCGAAGTTCCTTCACCACAGCAGCCAGTGCCTCAGGGTTCAAACCCAGGTCACAAAGAGTAATGAGGACAGAAAGGGTGTGTCGATCAAGTCCTGTGTCAAGAATGTTTGACATGTGAAATGCCAGCTCAAGAGATTCTCGGGCAGTCTGTGCAGCCTCCGGATCCATACAAATAGACTGAAAAGGAtttctgtttttgaaaaatttggtCCAATCAACCAACCTTAGAAGAAAGAGCCTGAAAGTTTAAGACAAGAATAGTAGCATACTGTTAACTAATTTCAGGACATGAAAAGCAAACTGACAAAGCAAGCATTGAGATGAACATACCTATAAGAAGACACATTATCCTTAGCTAAGTAtgcaaatccattcaatttaaCAAATACTATCAACTGAAGGGCATGCAAGAAGCTATAAGGCTAAACCAAACAGTTATGTCTAAAGAAGGTAACGCCAATGCCATCAAAGTgactaaaaatgaaagaaactaaAAGACAAAGTATCCAAACAACAATAGCATTGCCATCGTCACAAGTCCATttaatatagatatatatatatatatatatttgataggcAATTCCCAATAAGAACAATTAAAACCATACAGGAAATGTCTTTGCTTAAATGTATACTCCATAGCATATGGCTTTTCCATGACAAACTTCCAACTCATCTCATATTTCC from Vitis riparia cultivar Riparia Gloire de Montpellier isolate 1030 chromosome 8, EGFV_Vit.rip_1.0, whole genome shotgun sequence includes the following:
- the LOC117919961 gene encoding mitotic-spindle organizing protein 1A-like, with protein sequence MDPEAAQTARESLELAFHMSNILDTGLDRHTLSVLITLCDLGLNPEALAAVVKELRRESCSSSPMPETPSSVS